A region of Diospyros lotus cultivar Yz01 chromosome 3, ASM1463336v1, whole genome shotgun sequence DNA encodes the following proteins:
- the LOC127797112 gene encoding aluminum-activated malate transporter 14-like → MVSSTVIVIPNEEDEGCNNIKQRSMPRPRPRQRHAKLIHSAKVGSALLLASLLLYLLDPVYTRFRDRSMWALITIVVIFELSAGATLEKGLNRLAGTVLGGGLGSLAAILADEAGGNVGNAIVTATSVFIFGAVVSYCRMAPSIKRRYDYGATIAILTFNLAVVAGIRTNQVIEIARDRLSTVAIGLAVCIATSLLVFPIWSSDELHYSTAANFEKLGHCIQECLEEYFHVMDEDGITSCQSVMYSKSKDESLANFARLEPWHGKFGFSHPWDKHLQIGGRIRELAAIVITLRKCLRSFKQPSSRSREWMKEPCGAVGSAMASIMGELGESVRKMERCKAQHLINASKLQSIKVELIALTAMVASSSVPDCCKLQEEEAAAASDDQKNGSAEGIAMAASFLFLLLQIAEKMEVLAKDVEELGELAGFRT, encoded by the exons ATGGTGAGTTCAACAGTTATAGTGATACCCaacgaagaagatgaagggtgCAACAACATTAAGCAGAGATCAATGCCAAGGCCACGGCCACGGCAACGGCATGCAAAACTCATTCATAGTGCCAAAGTTGGATCGGCACTGCTCCTGGCTTCGCTTCTGCTCTATCTCCTCGACCCTGTCTACACCCGTTTTCGAGACCGTTCCATGTGGGCACTCATTACCATCGTCGTCATCTTCGAGCTTTCTGCAG GTGCCACGCTTGAGAAGGGCTTGAATCGACTGGCGGGAACGGTACTAGGCGGCGGTCTGGGATCTCTGGCGGCCATTCTCGCCGACGAAGCCGGTGGCAATGTTGGCAATGCCATTGTTACGGCCACTTCTGTCTTCATCTTCg GTGCAGTGGTATCGTACTGTCGAATGGCGCCGAGCATTAAGAGGCGATACGACTACGGAGCCACGATTGCCATTCTGACCTTCAACTTGGCTGTGGTGGCCGGGATTCGCACCAATCAGGTCATTGAAATAGCCCGCGATCGCCTCTCAACCGTCGCCATCGGCTTAGCCGTCTGTATTGCCACAAGCTTACTTGTCTTCCCCATCTGGTCCAGCGACGAGCTTCATTACTCCACTGCGGCTAACTTTGAGAAGCTCGGCCACTGTATtcaag AATGCTTGGAGGAGTACTTCCATGTGATGGACGAAGATGGAATTACCAGTTGCCAATCAGTGATGTATTCCAAGTCCAAGGACGAGTCcctg GCAAATTTTGCAAGATTGGAGCCATGGCATGGAAAGTTTGGGTTTTCCCATCCTTGGGATAAACACTTACAAATTGGGGGTCGTATTCGAGAGCTTGCTGCTATTGTTATCACACTCAGAAAATGTCTTCGGTCTTTCAAACAG CCCTCATCAAGGTCAAGAGAGTGGATGAAGGAGCCATGCGGAGCAGTTGGAAGTGCCATGGCGAGCATCATGGGAGAGCTTGGAGAGAGTGTTAGGAAGATGGAGAGGTGCAAAGCCCAGCATCTGATCAATGCTTCCAAGTTGCAGTCCATCAAAGTGGAGCTAATTGCCCTCACTGCAATGGTCGCTTCTTCTTCTGTTCCTGATTGCTGCAagcttcaagaagaagaagcagcagcagcatcagATGATCAGAAGAATGGCAGTGCTGAAGGCATTGCCATGGCCGCCAGCTTCCTGTTCTTGTTGCTGCAGATTGCTGAAAAGATGGAGGTGCTGGCCAAAGATGTGGAGGAGCTTGGGGAACTTGCTGGCTTTCGAACTTGA